The DNA region TCCTGGATTTCGGGGTCCTCATAGAGGTTGAGCTTGTTGATAACTGCTTTCGCGATTGGCTCCGACTTGATTATCTCCACCTGGCTGGCAATTTCCGCAGCCTCGATGATGATCGTTCCCGTGAAAGCGTCCTGCGATGCGATCTGGCCCTGCTCGGGATCCATGACGAGGCGGGCGGCCGCGAAGAAAAGGGGTGGCTGCGTGGCGACATAAACACCACCTGCGGCGGCGCCTACCGCCGTGAAGAAAGCGAGCATCAAGGTGTGGCGCCGGAGAAAGCGCCATATGTCACCGAACGATATATTTTCCGCGTCAGGTGATTGCTTCTTGCCGAACTGATCGCCGGGGACAAGCTTGCCGATTTCGTGAACAACCATATCGTTTTGCCCGATCCTCGAATTCATGTGATTTACTGCACCCGCGCAGGAGGATTGGCGGATGAAAGCATAGAGCCGTCCAGGTTCTTGGAAACATTGTAGCGAACATCCAGCACGTCCCCCGGCTCGAGCTGCGCGCTTTCCAGGACCCGCGCGCCAGTGCCGGCGCCACCTCGGGTGACCCAGTATTCGAGGGGCTGCAGATCGACTGCCTGAAGGCTCTCGTTGCGCGCAACAGAAGCGCCCGCGGCCTGCAGCAATTGGACGGTCGTGGAGCGCTTCAACCGTACATCTTCCAACTCCGCTTCCGTTGCTTGCAGCTCCTGGCCGACCTCCGTCTTTCGCTGGCCTTTCAGGTTCAGTGCGTCGCGTTCCGTTTCGTTCAGCTTTTGCTTGGCCTGCATGGACGCAACGACGAGATCGAGCTTATTGCTCTGCATGTCGGCGACGACGCGCTCGAGAGCTGTCTTGCGTGATGTGGTCAAGATCTTGGTATCGACGAGCCTTGCGATGTCTTCAAGTTCATCCCGGGCTATCGTCACTTGCCTGTCCTGCGCGACCATCTTCTCATCAAGAACGGTGATTTCACTTTGCAAGAGCTTTGCGAGATCTGCTGCTGACTCCAGTTGCTGCCGCAATGCCTCGGCTCTTGCTGTGAAAAGGTCGCTTTCGCTTTTCACGATCCGGCCCACGACTGAATCTGGAGGCACACCGGTCAACTCGGGTGGAAAATCCACGGAAGGCTTTTCGTTCAGCTCGGCGATCAGTCTGGCGCGCCGGGCCATGAACTGTTTTGCCTGAAGTTCGAGGCGGCTGAATTCGCCGGCATAGCGAATCTGCTCGGCGTCGGCATATTCGCCGGAGCGGTCATTGCGGCGTTCCCGCCCGCCAGCTAGGGCAAGGGCTTGCTTGACGGTCAGTCCCGGCCGGAATTCGAACTCGTTCGGCCGCTGGACGGCACCTGTGACATAGACCATCGGATATTTGGCGACCTCAACCGAGGCGATGGGAGCGGTCGCAAGCCCGGTCAGTTTCTTGATCCTCTCGCCAATCAGGAGCGCCGTCTCTTCCGTCGTCTTGCCGAGAACGGCAATCTCGCCCACCATCGGCATCGAGATGTCGCCGCGCTGAGACACGGCATACTCACCGTTGAGAGCGGTCCATTCCTTATACTCGCCCGTCGACGACACCCATTCCACGACCGAGACCTTCATCCTTGTCTGCGGTCTGATGCGGTAGCTGTCGCCTGCGGCGTCGACGGGGGCCGTGAAAGCGGTGCCAATGAGTCCTGCCGCCATGATGAAGCGGAGGACACGACGGGCGCGGGGCAATGCAGTTCTGGGATTGCGTACGGCAGCAATGGGCATGGCGCGACCTTGTTCTCCTCGTCATTCTGCAGCGGGAAAACCGCCGAATGCCGATGATGCGCCTAATGCAATTCGAGTAAATCCACCGCGACGCAGGCTGCTTTAGTCCAATCTGAGGAAGACGGAGTAGAAAACGGCCGGTCGCTTACCCCACTTGCGGTATCTCAGGTTTGGTATCCTGTCCGCATAGGTCTTTCGGTCGTGGCTCTACACCGTTTTAGGGCCGCGGCAGACCAATCTGGGCTCTGTGGAACGCCCCGCGCTTCAACGATGATGCTACGACTGGTTGGCGAGGGAGACATCATGCGTGTCGCGATTGTTC from Rhizobium sullae includes:
- a CDS encoding polysaccharide biosynthesis/export family protein, producing the protein MPIAAVRNPRTALPRARRVLRFIMAAGLIGTAFTAPVDAAGDSYRIRPQTRMKVSVVEWVSSTGEYKEWTALNGEYAVSQRGDISMPMVGEIAVLGKTTEETALLIGERIKKLTGLATAPIASVEVAKYPMVYVTGAVQRPNEFEFRPGLTVKQALALAGGRERRNDRSGEYADAEQIRYAGEFSRLELQAKQFMARRARLIAELNEKPSVDFPPELTGVPPDSVVGRIVKSESDLFTARAEALRQQLESAADLAKLLQSEITVLDEKMVAQDRQVTIARDELEDIARLVDTKILTTSRKTALERVVADMQSNKLDLVVASMQAKQKLNETERDALNLKGQRKTEVGQELQATEAELEDVRLKRSTTVQLLQAAGASVARNESLQAVDLQPLEYWVTRGGAGTGARVLESAQLEPGDVLDVRYNVSKNLDGSMLSSANPPARVQ